A stretch of Lathyrus oleraceus cultivar Zhongwan6 chromosome 6, CAAS_Psat_ZW6_1.0, whole genome shotgun sequence DNA encodes these proteins:
- the LOC127094173 gene encoding uncharacterized protein LOC127094173 produces MRIGNNGFPFGGVGLGGGGDAGGGGLSGLGGGGLGGSHGLGAFGGLGGGGLGGVDGLGGSHRQEGFRGHGGGGLGGHHHDVLGSSHGLEGFSGLDGGGRGVSGGERVLASTERVLASTGTSLFCYDLFFFLV; encoded by the exons ATGA GAATTGGTAACAATGGTTTTCCATTTGGAGGTGTAGGCTTGGGCGGTGGTGGTGACGCTGGTGGTGGTGGACTTAGCGGACTAGGTGGTGGTGGACTCGGTGGTTCTCATGGACTTGGAGCATTCGGTGGGTTAGGTGGTGGTGGACTTGGTGGAGTAGATGGACTTGGTGGTTCTCATAGACAGGAAGGATTCCGCGGACATGGTGGTGGTGGACTGGGTGGACACCACCATGATGTACTTGGTAGTTCTCATGGACTGGAAGGATTCAGCGGACTTGATGGTGGCGGACGTGGAGTTTCTGGGGGCG AAAGAGTGTTAGCTAGTACTGAAAGAGTGTTAGCTAGTACTGGTACTAGTTTGTTTTGTTATGATTTGTTCTTCTTTCTAGTGTAA